The following coding sequences are from one Paenibacillus sp. FSL R5-0912 window:
- a CDS encoding MFS transporter, translating to MGLRTRRALSFTAIVLGFFMALLDTTIINIALPEMTRHFGGSVSQVSWVMNGYNLAFAVFILTASRLADQFGRKKMFLIGVALFTLSSLLAGFSTSLGMLIALRVIQGLAGAVIVPVTIPLTTTTFPKEMHGLIIGIWGAISGVAAASGPALGGILTQKLSWEWIFFVNVPLGLLSIVLTAIFIKESRDNTAGRSIDYAGILGITGGMFFLTYALIKVQDYGWSSRIFLALLAAGVLLVVFFFITQYKGKAPMLPLSLLRIRAFNSTSVSMIILGAALMNVSLLTSFYLTRVMGVSELKAGLVLSMMAVGSIASSAISGPLSAKYGSSRFAAAGMVLIGGATYSMSGLHAGSTLGAVMLRLALAGLGVGLSMAPVMSSAIRVVPEDKVGIASGVTNMAKSLGSVIGVAIIVTVLQHNTAGQLRAASSANIRVIPGADVQQQAAVDAFSQTYKFASYLILPGIAAALFSDERRQRRGSV from the coding sequence ATGGGCCTTAGAACACGCAGAGCGTTATCTTTTACGGCAATAGTCCTGGGGTTTTTCATGGCGCTGCTGGATACGACGATTATTAATATTGCCCTGCCGGAGATGACACGTCATTTCGGCGGAAGTGTATCACAAGTCTCCTGGGTGATGAACGGCTATAACCTGGCATTCGCCGTGTTTATACTCACCGCCTCCCGTCTGGCCGATCAATTCGGGCGGAAGAAGATGTTCCTCATCGGAGTGGCGCTGTTTACGCTGAGCTCCCTGCTGGCGGGTTTCTCTACTTCGCTCGGCATGCTAATTGCACTTAGAGTCATTCAGGGATTGGCCGGTGCGGTGATAGTGCCGGTCACGATTCCGCTCACCACAACAACCTTTCCCAAAGAAATGCACGGCCTGATTATCGGCATCTGGGGTGCCATCTCCGGGGTAGCGGCTGCAAGCGGTCCGGCGCTTGGCGGGATTCTGACACAGAAGCTGAGCTGGGAATGGATCTTTTTTGTGAATGTGCCGCTTGGGCTGCTGAGTATTGTGCTGACGGCCATATTTATTAAGGAATCACGGGATAACACAGCGGGCCGTTCCATAGATTACGCCGGGATCCTGGGGATCACCGGAGGGATGTTCTTCCTTACATATGCTCTGATCAAAGTGCAGGATTACGGCTGGAGCTCACGAATTTTCCTTGCGCTGCTGGCTGCGGGAGTATTGCTTGTGGTGTTCTTTTTTATTACGCAGTACAAGGGGAAGGCGCCAATGCTGCCCTTGTCATTGCTAAGGATCAGAGCCTTCAACAGCACATCGGTTTCTATGATCATTCTGGGTGCGGCGCTGATGAATGTTTCGCTGCTGACCTCCTTTTATCTTACCCGGGTGATGGGGGTGTCTGAGCTGAAGGCGGGCCTTGTCCTCTCCATGATGGCAGTCGGCTCCATCGCCAGCTCAGCCATTTCCGGACCGCTGTCTGCGAAATATGGCAGCAGCCGGTTTGCCGCAGCAGGCATGGTGTTGATAGGCGGCGCCACCTATTCAATGAGCGGGCTGCACGCCGGCTCTACACTGGGCGCGGTGATGCTCCGGCTCGCACTGGCCGGCCTCGGGGTGGGGCTCTCGATGGCGCCTGTGATGTCTTCGGCGATCAGGGTCGTTCCTGAAGACAAGGTGGGGATTGCTTCAGGGGTAACCAATATGGCGAAGTCACTCGGCAGTGTAATCGGCGTGGCCATTATCGTCACCGTGCTGCAGCATAATACAGCCGGGCAGCTGAGAGCAGCGAGCTCCGCTAACATACGGGTGATACCTGGAGCAGATGTGCAGCAGCAGGCTGCCGTAGATGCTTTCAGCCAGACTTATAAGTTCGCAAGTTACCTGATCCTTCCCGGCATCGCCGCAGCTTTATTCAGTGATGAACGCAGACAGCGGCGGGGCAGCGTTTGA
- the aguA gene encoding agmatine deiminase produces MPRRITSTPRQDGYRMPGEFEPHQGTWMLWPTRTDTWRLGAKPAQAAFARVAAAIAEFEPVTIGTISAQYEHVRALVPPQVRVVEISSNDAWMRDIGPTFVVNSSGGVRGIDWGFNAWGGLDGGLYFPWDQDLLVKRKVLEIEKLDYYDLRHFILEGGAVHVDGEGTLITTEQCLLHKNRNPHLSKRQIGGYLRDTLNVDKIIWLPRGMSDDETDGHIDEVAAFVKPGVVVMSWTDDREDPQYEVLHEAYSRLIRQRDARGRKLEVHRLHIPERLIITDEEAGWIDPASGSYSRASGTTFAATYVNFYICNGGVVMPAFGDKRDREALETVQRLFTDRKVVQVNTREIALGGGNIHCITQQQPQGW; encoded by the coding sequence ATGCCACGCAGAATTACCAGTACACCCAGACAAGACGGCTACCGTATGCCCGGAGAATTCGAGCCGCATCAGGGGACATGGATGCTCTGGCCGACCCGGACGGACACTTGGCGGCTGGGGGCGAAGCCGGCGCAGGCTGCTTTTGCCAGAGTGGCGGCAGCGATTGCGGAGTTTGAGCCTGTAACGATAGGCACCATCAGTGCCCAATATGAGCATGTCCGGGCACTTGTGCCGCCGCAGGTACGTGTGGTGGAGATCTCCTCGAACGATGCGTGGATGCGGGATATCGGCCCGACCTTTGTAGTGAACAGCAGCGGCGGGGTGAGGGGAATTGACTGGGGGTTCAACGCCTGGGGCGGACTGGACGGAGGGCTGTATTTTCCCTGGGACCAGGATCTGCTGGTGAAGCGAAAGGTGCTGGAGATCGAGAAGCTGGACTATTATGACCTGCGGCATTTCATCCTTGAGGGCGGAGCTGTTCATGTGGATGGAGAAGGTACGCTGATAACTACTGAGCAGTGTCTGCTGCATAAGAACCGCAACCCTCATCTGTCCAAAAGGCAGATCGGGGGTTATTTGCGCGATACGCTGAACGTAGACAAGATTATCTGGCTGCCCCGAGGAATGAGCGATGATGAGACGGACGGGCATATTGATGAGGTGGCCGCTTTTGTGAAGCCGGGCGTAGTGGTGATGAGCTGGACGGACGACCGGGAAGATCCGCAATATGAGGTGCTGCACGAAGCCTATTCACGGCTCATCCGGCAGAGGGATGCCCGCGGGCGCAAACTGGAGGTTCACCGGCTGCACATCCCGGAGCGGCTGATCATTACAGATGAAGAGGCGGGATGGATCGACCCGGCCAGCGGCAGCTACAGCCGTGCCTCAGGTACAACATTCGCTGCGACTTATGTGAATTTCTATATCTGCAATGGCGGAGTGGTAATGCCGGCATTCGGGGACAAGCGGGATAGGGAGGCGCTGGAGACCGTGCAGCGTTTATTCACCGACCGCAAGGTGGTTCAGGTCAATACCCGCGAGATCGCCTTGGGCGGCGGGAATATTCACTGTATTACCCAGCAGCAGCCCCAGGGCTGGTAG
- a CDS encoding ABC-2 transporter permease, with amino-acid sequence MKKAILMTRLDLLTTKSSMGANISLLVPVLLLAYLNSPSWVIYMTCGWFAALTSVNIFALEEKSNLRQLYGTLPIGWRNVVLGRYLYFLLLYVSFLIIVVPLYSILLLVNERALELDLINGLCASLVLFSVIISMQLPIYFKLGHSKGRYWSLVPFIGALVAVMVFFYFFPLENVIGFSRRNTVYFIIGGFLLAAGLLFSSYRLSARFYRKSGM; translated from the coding sequence GTGAAAAAAGCGATACTGATGACCAGACTGGATCTACTAACAACCAAGTCCTCCATGGGAGCCAATATTTCCTTGCTTGTTCCGGTATTGTTATTGGCTTATCTTAATTCTCCGTCATGGGTCATTTATATGACATGCGGCTGGTTCGCAGCCTTGACTTCCGTCAACATATTTGCTCTGGAAGAGAAAAGCAACCTAAGGCAATTGTACGGTACGCTTCCCATTGGTTGGCGCAATGTAGTTTTGGGCCGTTATTTGTATTTTCTGCTGCTCTATGTATCCTTCCTCATTATTGTGGTGCCTCTTTATTCGATACTTTTGCTTGTCAATGAGCGGGCGCTTGAATTGGATTTGATTAACGGGCTATGCGCGAGTTTAGTCTTGTTCTCCGTGATTATCTCTATGCAGCTTCCTATTTATTTTAAGCTGGGCCATAGTAAAGGGCGGTATTGGTCCCTTGTCCCGTTTATCGGTGCATTAGTAGCAGTTATGGTGTTTTTTTATTTTTTTCCACTTGAGAATGTAATTGGATTTTCGAGGCGGAATACAGTATATTTTATCATAGGCGGGTTTCTGTTGGCTGCTGGTTTGTTGTTTTCTTCCTACAGATTATCGGCCAGATTTTATCGCAAATCCGGTATGTAA
- a CDS encoding YgiT-type zinc finger protein, translating to MKCKTCRKRMKGTETSLKITVCGKDKEAVRVPAYRCPVCGSVIVHDIIMERLMRYAMRKEGRIVDYAECENEEAVAGQVL from the coding sequence ATGAAATGTAAAACGTGCAGAAAAAGAATGAAGGGCACCGAAACCAGCTTGAAGATTACCGTCTGCGGAAAAGACAAAGAGGCGGTCCGCGTGCCCGCTTACAGGTGTCCGGTATGCGGAAGCGTCATTGTGCATGACATCATTATGGAAAGACTTATGCGTTACGCGATGCGCAAAGAGGGCAGAATAGTTGATTATGCGGAATGCGAAAACGAGGAAGCCGTAGCCGGTCAAGTTTTATGA
- a CDS encoding mismatch-specific DNA-glycosylase: MEEVTDHLDHGLQIVFIGFNPSIRSGELGHHYANPRNNFWRILHKSGLTPRLYDASEDGELLKLGYGFTNIVARPTVGAEDITREEYTQGRELLRAKLEQYRPDIACFVGKGVYTEFSRRTKVDWGFQEGVTPVVDGVREFVAPSSSGLVRMPMPEIVDIYRRLHDFTEEKET; the protein is encoded by the coding sequence ATGGAAGAGGTAACGGATCATCTGGATCATGGACTGCAGATCGTCTTCATAGGATTTAACCCCAGCATCCGTTCCGGAGAGCTGGGTCACCACTATGCCAATCCGCGCAATAATTTCTGGCGCATCCTGCATAAGTCCGGTCTGACGCCGCGGTTGTATGATGCCTCTGAGGACGGCGAATTGCTGAAGCTGGGCTACGGGTTCACTAACATTGTCGCCCGCCCCACGGTAGGCGCTGAAGATATCACCCGGGAGGAATACACGCAGGGCAGGGAACTGCTCCGGGCCAAGCTGGAGCAATACCGTCCGGACATCGCCTGCTTTGTCGGCAAAGGCGTATACACGGAATTCAGCCGCAGAACCAAAGTGGACTGGGGATTTCAAGAAGGTGTGACTCCGGTGGTAGACGGAGTGCGGGAGTTTGTCGCGCCTTCGTCCAGCGGGCTCGTCCGTATGCCAATGCCGGAGATCGTTGATATTTACCGGCGTCTGCATGATTTTACGGAAGAGAAGGAGACTTGA